Proteins from one Ktedonobacteraceae bacterium genomic window:
- a CDS encoding WXG100 family type VII secretion target produces MADSAKLAYIAGELQSRAGTFTNAAESLRQQATRLNWASQGLTNGSWAGQGSQAFQNAWNLYHRDTTRAADALDSTAQTLTTLAGRLNAQVQALYHAQELAAIGMGAAAAIATAAAEVAIFSADFEIGSILDAITGGIQVSNELLTLLENPGVQSGINDFLSSWEYDPGEGKVGFSADGSIWQPVEDKSAGNFDGVPTSNDLSVKVGYSKLDLGIEPGDNGETDVAFGGELALLNISDEARLGNENLGLTGSSETEALGVDGELGWHDNSLGATIGGTWISETGSVGANIGGINVGVNGTIGLKAELGFEIGEHTEIKLPFISFGFSIGKAL; encoded by the coding sequence ATGGCAGACAGCGCAAAATTGGCATATATAGCAGGTGAACTGCAATCCAGGGCTGGCACCTTCACCAACGCCGCCGAGTCCTTGCGACAGCAGGCCACTCGGCTCAACTGGGCCTCGCAGGGGCTTACAAATGGCTCCTGGGCCGGGCAAGGCAGCCAGGCTTTTCAGAACGCCTGGAACCTCTACCACCGCGACACCACCCGGGCTGCCGACGCCCTTGATAGCACCGCTCAAACCCTTACCACCTTAGCCGGTCGTCTCAATGCACAGGTGCAGGCCCTGTACCATGCTCAGGAACTCGCGGCAATCGGTATGGGCGCGGCAGCCGCCATCGCTACCGCTGCGGCGGAAGTAGCGATCTTCAGCGCCGACTTTGAAATAGGCTCCATACTTGATGCCATCACCGGCGGCATACAGGTAAGCAACGAGCTGCTTACTTTGCTCGAAAATCCGGGAGTGCAGTCGGGTATCAACGACTTCCTTTCCTCGTGGGAATATGATCCCGGCGAGGGAAAGGTCGGCTTTAGTGCCGATGGCTCCATCTGGCAACCGGTAGAAGATAAGAGCGCTGGAAATTTTGATGGCGTTCCCACCAGTAACGACTTATCAGTCAAGGTCGGCTATAGCAAACTTGATCTGGGCATAGAGCCAGGAGATAATGGAGAGACAGACGTAGCTTTCGGCGGTGAGCTCGCGCTGTTGAACATCTCCGATGAAGCCCGTCTTGGCAATGAAAACCTCGGCTTAACCGGCAGCTCAGAAACGGAGGCGCTGGGCGTTGATGGTGAACTCGGCTGGCACGATAACTCTCTGGGCGCGACAATCGGGGGAACCTGGATCTCCGAAACGGGTAGCGTTGGAGCGAATATTGGCGGTATAAATGTAGGAGTGAATGGTACCATTGGCCTGAAAGCAGAGCTTGGATTCGAGATAGGCGAACATACAGAAATCAAATTACCTTTCATCTCGTTCGGTTTCTCAATTGGTAAGGCTCTGTAA